The genomic stretch GTTCCACGACAGCAGCACTGAAAACAACTGGGTTGTTTCGACGCTATCCCCAAACGATCAAGGTGGGATTTTTGGCTATAATGAGTCGTCATACACTGAATATTTTGCGGCCTGCCATGATATCGAAATCACTGATGTCTATGGTCAGATCTCTCCGAAGGTAAAGGGTTTAGGCTATCGGGTTGATGCAGAAGCCGTTAAGCAGGAGCGGTTGTCTAACCCGAAGGACTATCTGTCGGAATAGCGCATACTCTAAGCGGTCTGGCGGAGCCCGTCTGGCAGTTCCACAAGTCGGAAGTGCGTTTGCTTTCGCTGGCGCACTTCCGCTACGTGCCATTTCATAAGCCAAACAAAAATTTCTTATTCAAACCCTCGATCTGTGAATCGATTTTGGACAATTTGTCGATACGGGGCCAATTTTTTCCTAGATTGGAATCGTTCCAAGCCTCCATCAAATTGTTGCAAAGAACACCGTCATTGAACCTGCCCGGAGACGATTCAAAGAATTCGTAAATCCTGTTGAATGGGTATCCTTCTGGCTCTTTGGAGTTTCCGATTAGGGCCTGAAAGGCTTTCTCGATAATTTCCTCAGTTCCGCTTTGACCTTTGAAGAGGGTTTTGAGGGCATAACAAAAAGCTACGGTAAATCGTGCCGGAAAATCCGTCTCTCTCCAAAAATCTTTGATTGTAGGCTCAATGTCTGGATGGGCATTGAGAATGTCTGAGATCTTTGAACTTCCCAGCGTTACGCTTGAATGCTCCCCGCACAGAAAAGCTAAAAGACGTGCAACTTGCACGCACTTAATGGGTTTGCTAAAGCCGGCTATGGTTGCCATATGGGCTGGGGTTCTTCGTACTCCTACATCAACGTGGCTCGCTTTTGTGTCGTCTTCGTCACGGATTATCCAAAAATATTGGGATAGTCCTGAACGTTCAACCGCCTTGAGTCTGTGCTGCCCATCAATCACGCAGTTTGTTGACGAGAGCAGACGTATCGTATTGTTTGATACGATAGAAGAATCCCATCTTCCTTCCTTCATGTCGGCTGCATAGAGTCTAACGGCGTTGCGATTTAGCGGGCGCTTTTTGCCCGGAATAGAAAGAAGTTCTTTCGCCCGTTCCGGCGTTATCAGCTCCTGTTTGAAGTTTTCGATCTGAGGAATGATCAGTTCAGTTTGCATTTGATGCTTCCTTGTTGGCTTGTTGATATCGCTTGATTGCGATGTTTGGGCATCTAAGCTGGCTGAAAGGGTCTTTCAAGGCTGGGAAAAATCTATAGTTCGAGATTGCGATTCTATCATAAAGAAAAATGATTCTGGTGATTATATTCTTTCTCAGACAAAAGTTCACTGGCAATATGAATCTATTAAGGCGCCGTTGCCTTGATGGATGCCCTCTTACAACAAAGTACAGTGATCTTTGCACGATATGCCGAATGAACTGGAATGCTGACTCCAAGAGGTTTCAAAAGACGCTCTGAAAACCGACTAGAATCGAAGTCAAGACGAGGATTGTTGATTCGCCACACCAACCTATCCGGATGGTTGGTGCCCGTGACTTGCGCATTGTCGGGCACTTTGCCTATGCACGGTGGCCAGTCATGCCTTAGGATACCAAATCGCATTCGGACGGTGGGCAGATGTTTACTCAAAAAACGCTGATGATCCTTGGGGCAGGGGCAAGCAAAGAAGCCCATTTGCCGACTGGCGATGAACTTAAAACGAGGATTTCAAACGTTCTGAGAGTTCAGGACAATAAGGATTTCTACCGAACCAAAAGCGTATCCAATGACCTCATTATGGAGGCTTTGCGACACGCAAGCCAGACCGCTACCGACTCAAAGGTGGCGATGAAGCTCTACACTGATGCAGCGGCGCATATTAGCCGTGCGATACCGCTTATCCGCTCGATTGATGAATTCCTGAATTCGCACAACGAATCCAAGGAAACAGAATTGGTTGGCAAGCTGGCCATTGTTCACCAGATATTGGATGCAGAACGCCGCAGCCTGATGTTCGAAAAGCATCCCACGGTACAACTTGACTTTAACAAGCTGACCGGAACTTGGTACAACAGGATGGCGGCGCTTTTGTTCAATTGCTCATTGACAGAGCTTCCGACCAAACTTGAGGCGCTAACCGCCATCGTCTTCAACTATGATCGGTGTTTCGAGCATTTTATGCTTAATGCGATCAAGGAATTTTATCGCATTCCGGAAGGCGAGGCGGCAAAGTTGGTTAGACTGATAAAGATTTATCATCCCTATGGAACCGTTGGTTCACTGCCTTCAATGGGAGTAAATTCGGCAAATCCTTCTCCATTCGGTGGGGATGTAACGGGCGGGCAACTCTTGGAGCTTTCAAAGGGCATCAAGACGTTCACAGAGGGAGTCGACCCGGACTCCAGCGAGATTAAGGCAATCAGGGAAGCCGTGAAATCTGCGACGACGATTGTGTGCCTTGGTTTCGGCTTCATACCGCTCAATATGGACTTGTTGCGCCCGAATATGTTCGCCCTACCGACGACAGCCAAGAAAACCTACTACGCAACGGCAGTAGGGCTTTCAGACCCAGACACAAATTTGATTAGAGCCGATCTTATCGATTTGTGTCCAGCCAGCGAAGTTGAAACCTACCTCGATAACAAGCTCTATTGCGCCGACTTGTTCAGAGAATATGCCCGTAGCCTCTCCCTTGGCTGAAACCAAAAATCATTCTTCCTTTGTTTAAGGAATCCGCTTAGTAGGAAACTATCGGCAAACGGGAAAGCGGTTTCGCTTTCTTAAACAGGGAAAGGGAGACCTCGTGGCAATCACATATATGGACCAGTTGAAGAAGCTGGACGAACAGCAAGCCAAGATCGAACAGGAACGCCAGAAGCTACAGGCAGCGGCGCATGACGAAGGCATGAAGGCTGTTAATGACGCTATCGCAGCGCTGAACGATCTTGGCTATTCGTACAAGGTGGTGGAAACCAAGGGTGTCCATTTCGTCACGCCAAAGAAGGTCAAGGGCTCAGGAGCCGGAACCCGTGCACCATCAACCGGACCATGCCCAATCTGCCAGTTCGAAACCAATCCGCATCATGACGCTAGGAAGCATCGTAGCCAGCCGGAAGGCCAGAAGAAGCCATTCACGGCAGAGGAATTGACGACATTGGGTTTGGTCAAAGTTTGAGCGGTGAAGGCCGCTAAACCCAAGCGGGAAACTCTGGAAATGTTGGACGGAAGAAAGGTCTTTTCGGCCGACAATTGGAAAACCATCTGGCAGGCCAGAGGTGATCCAGACGGCAAGAGTCACCGCAAGGTTTTCGACAATCCGGTTCCTTGTCATCCTTCAGGGTTCCTAACCCTAAAAAACCGCTGATACACACTTCACAAAGAACCCCGGCAAGTCCGGGGTTCTTGTGGCTCTAAGGTTCTATCTCGACATACCGGCAGTTGGCGTAAAATTTTCCCACCTGCCACGTGAAGTGGTGTTCCGATTGATCGGTAGCCGAACAGGTTTCGCCAATGATGTTTTGGCCCTTCGGATTGGTCACTATGGACTTGGCGGTGTAATTCCAGAAACTATCAGCTTGCGGATCATCCGGCTTCGAAAATTCGCTGTACTCAATCGTGCCACATGAGTCGCCAGTTTGAATGGTCGATTGCCAGCGTTTGGTTGAAAAATTAAGGGTGAAGGTCTTATCGAACTTCCAATTGCTGATTTTGCATGTGGAGTTGGCCAAATCTTCGCTTGCTCTGGCCATTGCCTCAGCGTTGGTTCGGTCATGGCTTTTGCAAAAATCGGCAAAGGCTTTCATCATTTTCAGGGTGTCAGCTTTAGCTACTGGCGGCTGCTTGGCCCAATTTTCTTCGAAACCCTTCTTATCGGCCACTTCGGCTGGTGCTTTTCCGCTTTCCAAAGCCTCCACAATGCCGGGATAGGAATCGCATCCCTTGAATTCAGAAGCTGGAGCTTTGAGCAAATCACCCACACCTTTTGCAATGCGTTCTGCCGCTTTCGTCTCGTCCGGTTTGCTAACGGTCGTCTGGGTGAAGTGGCAATGCATCTGATCCACAACCGGTGCATCGCATTCAGCGGTGATTGCGCTTTTCTCGTCGGCATTCAGAACGTAAACGGTGTTTGGCGGGATGTTGTCGGCAAAGGCATTGGTGGATGACATCGATAGGGCGGCAACTATCAAAGCCGCCTGCACTTGAGCACTCATACGAAATCCCTCCACCAGTTAGAGACATATCATTGGGCGTGTTGGTCTGAAAGGTTCGGAAAAACCCACGGAACGCCGGGAATCCGGGCTTTTCTGCTTTCAGGAATTGACCAAACCATGTTCATGGTGATCACCGGCGAGGGCAAGCTGGCCGGCGGCCTGCTGGTCTCGGCCGGCAACGCACTTTTGTTCATGGCGATCTTCTGGGGCAAGGCCGGAAAACGCTTTGGCGGTCGGCGCACCATGACATTTGCTTATTTCGCCATGTCGGCGATGCTTCTGGCCGCAGGCACTGTCGGCGAAACCGTGCCGCTGCTCACCGGCGCTTTCCTGCTGTGCGGCGCGTTCTTCACCATCGCGCTCGATGCGCTGGGGTCGACCGCCTTCATGCGTTCGGTGCGCTCCTATGAGCGGGCGCAGATGGCGGCGGTCTACCGCACCTATCTCGACTTTTCCGAGCTGACGCCGCCGCTGGTCTATTCCGTCGTGCTGGCCTTCTTCGGATTGGGCTCGGTTTTCGTCACGCTCGGCCTGCTGGCGGCGGTGTGCGGCTTCGTCACCTGGCGCTATCTGCCGAAGTCGCTTTGATCTTCAGGGCTTGGGTGCAAGTGCGCCATGGCGCTCGCGCACCCAGTTGTGGAAGCGGTGCAGCTCATACTCCTCGGGCATCAGTACGCCGGCGGCGTGGCGCATCGAGCGCAGGCCTCTCTGGTTGACCTCGCAGATCGCCGCGTCCTCTTCCAGCACCTGTGAGCCAAAGGCGACGATGTTGTCGATGTCGGTCACGGCCAGCGCCTCGGGCGCGAAGAGCCATTCCGCGACAAGCTCCGTCTGTTCGGGACCGAGCGGCACCAGGCGCACGGTCCTAACATAGTCGACATGACCGACGATGAACATCGACGGCAGGCTGGTGGCGTAGGTCTGGCCGGCGGCGCGTTCGGCTGGTGTCAGGCCTGAGAAGACCGGCCCATGCGTCTTGCCGTCACTCGACCATGTTTCGGCGCCGGCGCGCAGGCCGCCGGAAAATTCCGGCGCGTCATTGTCGGCGTGGCGTGTCCATTCGGGATCGTCGTGCCGGCTCATCAGGCCGCGGCCATAGATCGGCACCAGCCGCGACAGGTCCTTGTGCACGCCCGGACAATGCAGGCACTCGTTGAAGTTTTCCCAAAAGATCTTCCAGTTGCAGTGCATCACCTTGCGCAGCACATGGCCCGATAGCAGCGTTTCCAGCGGCCAGTTGCCGAGATCGCCGGAGGCCGGGTCGAAGGAGGCCTGCGCGGAGCCCGCCGCATCCTCCTGCAGATTGACGAAGACGAAGCCGCGCCACACCGAGAGCGCGACGCGATAGAGCGGATGGTCGGCCTTGTCGAAGCCGTCCGGCAGCGATTTTGAAGGCACGCGTACGAGGTCGCCGCGCTGCGAATAGGACCAGGCATGGTAGGGGCACGTGATCAGCCGCGCCTTCAGCCGGCCTTCGCTCTCCTGGCAAAGCTGCGAGCCGCGATGCCGGCAAGTGTTGTGGAAGGCACGCAGTTCGCCGGTGTCGTCGCGCAGCACGATGATGTCCTGCGTGCCGATGCGGAATCGGCGGAAGGCCAGCGGCTCTGCCAAATCGGCCTCGCGGCAGACGAGCAGCCAGTTTTTGTACCAGATGGCGTCGAGGTCGCGCTGGTAAGCCGCTTCATCCCAATAGGCCGACGTGGGCAGGGTCGATTCGACCTGGGTCAGGCCATTGTAAGGGGCGCGCTCGCTGGCAGTGGGCTACATGGCTGGCTTCCTGTGAAGCGATCAGCCGACACCCGGCCAGGAGAATTGTCAATTGTCGTGCCTGGAGACGGCATGGCGCAATCGCGCTGGTTGTCGGCGGAATTTGGTTTGCCGCGTGTCGCGATTTTCCCTATAGTCATGCAGTCGTCGGTTCCGTTTTGGAGCCAAGAGGGAATGCGGTGCGGGCGAAGTTCTTGCCCAATGCCGTGGCTGCCCCCGCAACTGTGTGCGGTAGTCCTCTCCATATGCCACTGAAGATTCGTCTTCGGGAAGGTGGGGAAGGGCGCTGATCCGCGAGCCAGGAGACCTGCCGACGACGGCAAAACTGACAGGCCCTCGGGTGGAGGGTGAAAGGACAAGATATGAATACCGCTTCCGTCTCCCTCGGCGCCTCCGTCTCCTCGCAGTCGCGCTTCATGCAGCTGGCGCTTGCCGCGCTGCTCGGCACGTTCATCATCGGCTTTGTCGGCTTCTCGCATATCGAAGCGGTCCACAATGCCGGTCATGACAACCGGCATTCGATGGCGTTTCCCTGCCACTGACGAGGATCTGACATCATGAATCTGTTTCGCAACGTCGTGTTCATCGCGGCGATAGCAGGGCTCGTGGCCGGCGTCGTCCTCGCCTGCATGCAGGCCTATGCCACCGTGCCGCTGATCCTCAAGGCGGAAGTCTACGAACAGGCCGAAGGCGGCCACAGCCATGACCATGCCGCCGCGCCCGCGGCGCCGGCCAATGCTGCCAGCGGCAACGCCATGAGCTCTGCCGCGCCGGCGGCATCGAACGCCATGAGCGCCGCCACCCCGGCTCCGGCCGTTGCCGCTGCTCCGGCCGAAGACGAGGGCTGGGCGCCGGCCGACGGCTTCGAGCGCTTCGCCTTCAACGTGATGTCCAATGTCGTCACCGGCATCGGCTTCGCGCTGATCCTGGTCGCAGTGTCGGAATTCGCCGGCGGCATCGGCAATTGGCGCCAGGGCGTGTTCTGGGGCCTGGCCGGCTTTGCCATCTTCACTTTGGCGCCAGGTCTCGGCCTGCCGCCGGAACTGCCGGCCATGCCGGCGGCGGACCTCACGCAGCGCCAGATCTGGTGGGTGGCGACCGTGATTGCAACCGCTATCGGGCTCGGCCTGATCGCGTTCCGCAAGTCGCTGCCTCTGGCCATCCTAGCCGTGGCGCTGATCGTTGCTCCGCACATTGTCGGCGCGCCGCAGCCCGACAGCTTCGAGACGCCGATCCCGGAAGGCCTGCATCACCAGTTCGTGGTGGCGGTGACGCTGACCAATCTGGTGTTCTGGCTGGTGCTCGGCGCCGTCGTCGGCGTGGTGCGCGGACGCTTCACCGGCACCGCGACCAGCCTGCGCGACAGCTTTGCCTGATCGCAACGAACTGACCTTCATCATCGGCGGTGCGCGCTCCGGCAAGAGCGCGCATGCCGAAACCCTGGCGACGGCCTTGCCCGCGCCATGGACCTATATCGCGACAGGCCAGGCCTATGATGACGAGATGCGCGAGCGCATCGCGCTGCACCGCTCGCGGCGCGGCGAGGGCTGGACGACAGTCGACGCACCGCTCGATCTTGCCGCCGCGCTCGAGGCGTTGCCCGACAACCAGCCGGTACTGGTCGACTGCCTGACGCTATGGCTGACCAATCATATGCTGGCCGATCACGACGTCGTCGCCGAGTGCCGGCGGCTGGCGGATGTGTTGTCGCGGCCGCGCGGACCCTGGTTCGTGGTCTCCAACGAAGTCGGGCAAGGCATCGTGCCCGACAATGCCCTGGCGCGCCGTTTTCGCGATGACGCCGGCCGGCTCAACCAGCATGTCGCTGCAATTGCAGATACGGTGCTGCTGATGGTGGCGGGGCTGCCGCTCAAGGTGAAGTGACATGACCGACATCGACAATAAGGACGAAGAGCGCCATCGCGCCAAGATGGCCAAGCGCAAGGCCGTGCAGGATGCCGAGGTGGCGGCCAAGACGATCGAAAAGGGGTTGTTGATCGTTAACACCGGTCCGGGCAAGGGCAAGACCACGGCCGCCTTCGGCCTGGCGCTGCGGATGCTCGGCTATGGCAAGCGCGTCGGCGTCGTGCAGTTCATCAAGGGCAAATGGCACACCGGCGAGAAGGATGCGTTTGCTGCCTTCGGCGATCGCGTTGTCTGGCACGCGATGGGCGAGGGTTTTACCTGGGAGACGCAGGATCTGAAGCGCGATATCGCGGCCGCCGAAACTGCCTGGGCCAAGGCGCTGGAGTTGATCGCCGATCCCTCGATCAGCCTTGTCGTGCTCGATGAACTCAACATCGCGCTACGCTACGATTATCTCGATCTCGACAAGGTGGTTGCCGAGCTGAAGGCGCGCCGCGAGGGCCTGCATGTCGTCGTCACCGGCCGCAACGCCAAGCCGGCGTTGGTCGAAGCGGCGGACCTGGTTACCGAAATGGGCGTGACCAAGCACCACTTTTCAGCAGGCGTGAAGGCGCAGCAGGGGATAGAGTTCTAGTCGCTTGGCAAGCGGGAGCGTTGTTTTTGGAACAAGCTGTAATCGTCTATCTTCGTCTCAATGACGGTCAGTTTGGAACGCTGCGAGAGCACGAACCCGTTCGCGCGTTGGAGGAACGGTTAGAGCAAGCCGTTGGAAGTGCTTCGGTCGGAGAGTTTGACGGCGATTTGTTTGGTGAGGGTGAGTGCGTCCTCTACATGTACGGGCCAGATGCTGAACGACTTTTTGCCGTGATCGAACCTATATTGAAATCGTCTCACGTGGCTGCCGGCGGGTATGCGATCAAGAGGTTCGGCGAGGCAGCTGATCCAAGCGCAAAGGAAATCCGCGTCACTTGGTAGGTTGGGTTTCGATCTACTCAGGCCAAGATGACGACGACCGAAACCAGCCCAAACAGCGCGATCAGCAGATAGTCGGCCATGCGGTAGAGTTTCAGCGCCCGCCGGATGTCGCCGCTGTCCACGTCGCGGCGGCCGCCTTCGCCCATGAAGGCGTCGTCGACCATGATGCCGCCATAGCTGCGCGGCCCGGCAAGCGCCAGGCCAAGCGCGCCCGCCATGGCCGCTTCCGGCCAGCCAGCATTGGGTGAGCGGTGCTTTTTCGCATCGCGCCACACCGCCTGCCAGGCGCTGGCGGGATCGGCACCCTTGACCAGGAAAGACGCCAGCACGATCAGCAGCGCCGTCAGCCGCGACGCCGGCAGGTTGATCCAGTCGTCGAAGCGCGCCGCCGCCCAGCCGAAAGCCTCGTGGCGCGGGGTGCGGTGGCCGATCATCGAATCGGCGGTGTTGGCGGCCTTGTAGGCGGCGCCGCCGGCCAGCCCGCCGAGACCGGTCCAGAAGGCGGGCGCGACGATGCCGTCGGAAAAATTCTCAGCCAGGCTCTCGATCGCCGCGCGGCAGACGGCGGCGCGGTCGAGCGCTTCGGGATCGCGGCCGACGATGCGCGAGACGGCGACACGACCCATGGCGAGGCCGCCCGAATCGAGCGCGTCAGCCACGGCCTCGACATGTTCGTAGAGGCTCTTTTGCGACAGAAACGATGTTGCCAGAAGGACGGCGATAAAGAATCCCAGGGGAACGAACCAGAGCAGGACAAGCTGCACGCCGAGGCCGATCACCGCCGGAACCAGCACGATGAGCAGCAGCGCCTGGACGCCACGTTGGCGACGCAACGCGTCGGGATCAGTGGCGCGGTTGAGCCTCAAGTCGAGAAAGGATATCAGCCTGCCGAACCACGTCACCGGATGGCCGATGGCGCGGAAGAGCCAGTCCGGGTAACCCAGGACGAATTCGACGGCCAGTGACAGGAAAGCGATCAGGACTGACATGAAGCTTCTTGAAGGAGCGGTGGACCATGGTGGAAGTCTTGGCCGGGCGAGGGCGCTTTTCCCCAACGCCCCTCAGCCTTTCGTCGACCTTTCGACCGGTATCAACCCGCACTCCTACCCGCTTTTCGACCTGCCCGCCACCTCGCTGTGGCGATTGCCGGAAGCCGCGCGGGCGCGCGAGCTGACGGAGATCGCCGCCAGCACCTATGGCGCGCCATCGCCGGCCAATGTGGTCGCGGCGCCCGGCACGCAGATCCTACTGCCGCGCGTGGCGTCTCTGGTCAGACCCGGCAAGGCATTGGTGCTGGGACCGACCTATGCCGAACATGCGCGCGCAGCGGCGATCGCCGGGCATGAGGTCACCGAAGTCACCGATTTTGCCAAGCTGGCGCAGGCCGACCTTGCCATCATCGTCAACCCGAATAACCCGGATGGGCGCGTCATCGAGCGCGACCGGTTGCTGGCGCTGGCCGCCGGGCTGCGCGCCAGAGGCGGGCTGCTGGTCGTCGACGAGGCCTTCATGGATGTCGGCCCGCGCGAGCACAGCCTCGCCGGCGACGTCAATCGAGGCGGGCTCGTCGTGCTGCGCTCGTTCGGCAAGTTCTTTGGGCTGGCCGGACTACGGCTTGGCTTCGCGCTTACCGATGCAGCAGCGGTTGGCCGGCTGGAGACGCAATTCGGGCCATGGGCGGTCGCCGGCCCGGCGCTGGAATACGGCATTCGCGCGCTTGCCGATATTGGCTGGCAGGACGCGATGCGGGCATCGCTTGCCGAGGCATCCGCTCGGCTGGACGCATTGTTCGGCCGTTTCGGCGCGCCTGTCGCGGGCGGCACCACATTGTTCCGCTATCTCGGCCTGCCGGATGCCGCCGGCCTGTTTTCCGCGCTTGGCGAGAGGGGCATTCTGCTTCGCCATTTCAGCGACCGGCCGTTTGTCTTGCGGGCCGGCCTGCCGGGGAGTGAGGAGGAGTGGCAGCGGCTCGAATCGGCCCTTGCCGATTGGGCGACGCGGCGCGAGGATCGCAAAAAGGGTTCAAAACAATGATCCATGTCTGCTCGCTGGCGAAGGTCGAGGAAACGGTGGCCAGGACCGGCGCCGATCGCATGCTGTCGCTGCTCTCAGTCGGAACCGAGGTGACGCGTCCGGTCTCGATAGCGAGGGAAAACCATCTGCATCTGGTCATGCACGACATCGCGGTGGCGCAGGACGGCATGACCATGCCTGGCGAGGAGCATGTCCGCGAGGTGCTCGATTTCGCGCGCCGCTGGGACCGGGCCAAGCCCATGGTCGTGCATTGCTATGCCGGCATCAGCCGTTCGACTGCCTCGGCCTACATCATCGCCGCCGCATTGGCGCCAAAACGCGACGAGGCCGAACTGGCGCGGACGTTGCGGGCGCTGTCACCTTCGGCGACACCCAATCCGCGGCTGATTGCCGTGGCGGACGCGCTGCTGGATCGCAATGGCCGCATGATCGAGGCGATCCAGTCGATCGGGCGCGGCGCGGATGCGTTTGAGGGCACGCCGTTCGAGCTTGATATAGACGGTTAGTTACTTCAGCCAGTCGGCGAGCTTCGCCTTGCGCACATCCCTGAGCAGGCTGATGAAACCGTCGGCCTGGTGCTCTGCCGTCAGCCGGCCTTTTTCAGCCGTAGCGATGCTGGCGTCGCCGACCACGCCATTGGGGTTGAGATCACTGGCGATCCAGGCAAAGGCGTGGGTGCCGGTGTGGCGCAGCAGCGAAAATTCCGTCTCTGCCCTGGCGACGTTGGAAACGAAATTGTCGGCCTTGCCCATGTCGACGAGGTCCGGCCGGAAATGCAGCATCAAGGACGTCTCGACATCGCCGCCATGGATGCCGTGGCGGTCGTCGAGTTCGGTGTACATGCCGGCCGGGCGGCCAAAGCGCTGCCAACTCGTCTTCACCGCCAGCATCTTTTCGCGCACGCGCAATTCGCGCGTGATGATGCCCATGATCTCTTCATTGCCGCCATGTGAGTTGACGACGATGAGTTTGCGCACGCCGGCGCGCGCGATCGACACGCCAAGTTCGGTCCAGGCTTCGACCAGCGTCGTTGCCGGCAGAGTGAGGGTGCCCGGCGCATGCAGATGTTCGTTTGATTTGCCCACCGCCTGGACCGGCAGGATGCGGATGTCGAGATCGTCCGGCAGGCGCGAAATGACCGTGTCGAGCATGCCGTTCATGATCGAGGTGTCGGTCGACACAGGCAGATGCGGCCCATGCTGTTCGATAGCCGCCACCGGCAGAACGGCGATCGTCGCCTCGGGATCGATCGAGGCGTATTCGGTGGTCCGGTAGTCACCCCACCAGACGCGTCTTTTGGCTGCGGTCATATCATGCCTCTTCGATGATCGGTGAGACCTAGCGCGGGACAGGCGTTCTGTCGATCACCCGGCCGCGATGGCTTCGACTTCGACCTTGAATTCGGGCCGGGCAAAGCCGGAAACGATCATCAGCGTCGAGGCCGGCGCCGGGCTCGAAAACAGCCGGTCGCGGACATCCATGTAGGGCCGCAGATGCGCGCGGTCGGTGACATAGGCGTTGATGCGAACGATGTCCTGGAGTTCCAGCCCAGCCTCGCCGAGAATCGCCTCGATGTTGCGGAAGCAGAGCTCGGCCTGGGCGCCGGCGTCCTCGGGAATCTGGTCGTCCGCCGTGATCGCCACCTGGCCTGAGCACAGCACCAGCCGCTTGCCCGCCGGCACTTCGACGCCGTGGCTGTAGCGGGCAAAGGGCGGCTTGATCGACTTCGGGGTAAGGAATCTGAACATGGCAATCTCCTGGATGCCGTCAGCCTAAGGCCGTATTCACTACAGCTTCAAGATGGCTTGGGATGTCGCCGGTGCGATTGTGGACAGGCGTTCAAAAAATAGGCACGATGCCTTCGGTGCAGCACGACCTTTCCGGCTTTCGCAGATGGCTGTGGTGCAGGCGGGCGGGTTCCGGCGCGAGACGCCGGTGGCATGTGTCTTGCTTCTTGAATCTTTGGTGTCGAGCCTGGCGCGTGGCGCCGGAGCAAACAGAGGGTGGTTGTCGATGTACGCAAAACAGAAGATCTCGGTAGCGGCGGTGGCCCTGCTGGCGGCCAGCACGCTGGGCGCCGCGGCGAATGA from Mesorhizobium sp. 113-3-3 encodes the following:
- a CDS encoding RidA family protein, whose amino-acid sequence is MFRFLTPKSIKPPFARYSHGVEVPAGKRLVLCSGQVAITADDQIPEDAGAQAELCFRNIEAILGEAGLELQDIVRINAYVTDRAHLRPYMDVRDRLFSSPAPASTLMIVSGFARPEFKVEVEAIAAG